From the genome of Candidatus Angelobacter sp.:
GCGGCGCAGAGGCGCAGCGTTACGCTCGTGGCGAGGGCGAATGCAATCAAGTGTGTGCGTTTCATGGCGGTCAGATTATACGAATCTCCGCGGCGCGACAATGAGAATACTGCCGGTGGATTCTCGTTCTTCGAGGGCGAAGTCCGCCGGAAGGTGCTTTGAGACCAGGCGCAGAACTGGCGTCGGTGCCGGTCGTCAATTACTCGACGCCGGCTGCCGGCAGAGGTCGCACGCTCACCTCCCTGAACCAGACGATGTCGCCGGGGTCATGGTTCTGCAGGCCGATGTAGCCCGTCTCGGGACGTTCCGTCTCATAACATTCCTTTCGAGGCGGCAGATCGCGACTCCGGGGATCGAAGCGCGTGATGCGTTATCCGTCGATACCTACCAGATCGTTTTCATGGGCCACGCCTCCACCCGTTTCGCCATGGTAATGCCCCCTTCGGTGCGGATTTCCAGAGACGCGTTCGCGTCGAGCGGAGAAATGACTTTCGTGATGCACGCGGTTTCGTTGGCAAACACTTCGAGGACCGAACGGTCGATGAACATTCGCAGGCTTAATTTTTCCGCCCCTTTGGCCAGCCGGAGCGGAGCTTTCGCGTCCATCGCTTTCAATTCGCTGCCGTTGAAACTCACCGTGACAGGCGGGTTTGTACCCGTGCTCTTGATGCTGAACAGGAAGTTGGTCGCCGACCGCAAATCAATCTCCGCCAGGATTTCCAGCGTGTTTGTGTTGGGCAGCGCAAAAAATTCTCCGCCACCGTCCAGACGGACATTCCGCCACTCCGTCTGTTTGCCGCGCAACTTTTCCAATTGCGGCGCCGGCGTTTGACGCAGTTCGCCTTCACGCGAAAAACTCAATAACCGCGGCACCGTCAGACAGCCATTCCAGCCCCGTCCGTTCGGAAAGCCGTTCACCCAGCCCCAAACAATGCGCCGGCCGTCGGGCACGAGCATCGTGTTCGGCGCGTAAAAATTTCCAGGATCCAGCACCCCTTGCGTGCGCGATTGAAAGCGGCACGTCTCCGCGTCGAAGTCACCGACGAAATACCGCACCTTGCCGTACGGCGAAACGAACAGCACCCACCGGTCACCGAGCTTGAAAAAGTTCGGGCACTCGGCCGAGCCCGCTTTCGTGTCGGGAAGTTGAAACAACACGCCGCGATATTTCCATTTCGTGAGTTCCGGATTTTCCGCTTCGTAAATGTTTACCACCGCTTCGCCATTTTTCGCAAGATGCCCGCCCAGCACAACGAAAGTCTTCTTTCCCTCCTTGAAAATAAACGGGTCGCGCCAGTCATAGATTTTTCTCTCGCCATGGAGCGCTTCCGAAAGCACCGGGTTCGCAGGAGATTTCTGCCAGTGAATCAAATCGTCATCACTCGTGGCCGCCCATTGCTCGGCGTGATCGAAG
Proteins encoded in this window:
- a CDS encoding glycoside hydrolase family 32 protein, whose protein sequence is MNEALVRATDAVQAATPRAQADPARPIFHVTSPAQWVNDPNGPIFHKGFYHLFYQLDPFSDTGGVKYWGHVRSRDLAKWEPLPIAIAPSGDQGEESIWSGCCTINGRGQPMIFYTSIAPGKSAFDHAEQWAATSDDDLIHWQKSPANPVLSEALHGERKIYDWRDPFIFKEGKKTFVVLGGHLAKNGEAVVNIYEAENPELTKWKYRGVLFQLPDTKAGSAECPNFFKLGDRWVLFVSPYGKVRYFVGDFDAETCRFQSRTQGVLDPGNFYAPNTMLVPDGRRIVWGWVNGFPNGRGWNGCLTVPRLLSFSREGELRQTPAPQLEKLRGKQTEWRNVRLDGGGEFFALPNTNTLEILAEIDLRSATNFLFSIKSTGTNPPVTVSFNGSELKAMDAKAPLRLAKGAEKLSLRMFIDRSVLEVFANETACITKVISPLDANASLEIRTEGGITMAKRVEAWPMKTIW